In the Malus domestica chromosome 16, GDT2T_hap1 genome, one interval contains:
- the LOC103402914 gene encoding transcription factor PRE6-like: MSSRRSSRSRQSSSRNNNSISDDQITDLVSKLQQLLPEIRPRRSNKASASKVLQETCNYIRNLHREVDDLSERLSELLATTDMDNDQAAIIRSLLM; the protein is encoded by the exons ATGTCGAGCAGAAGATCCTCTCGGTCGAGGCAGTCGTCGAGTAGGAACAACAACAGTATCAGTGATGACCAGATCACTGATCTCGTATCCAAGTTACAGCAGCTTCTTCCTGAGATTCGCCCTAGGCGTTCCAACaag GCGTCGGCGTCGAAGGTTTTGCAAGAGACTTGCAATTATATTAGAAACTTACACAGAGAGGTGGATGACCTAAGTGAGCGCTTATCAGAGCTTTTGGCCACGACGGACATGGATAACGACCAAGCAGCCATTATTAGGAGTTTACTTATGTGA
- the LOC103402916 gene encoding sucrose transport protein SUC3-like: MAGRTDSESIRVPYRNLRRDAEVEMMVTDEPHHRIDLNSPTSSSPRVPNGSGGGLSPPGQPGHKHHTLLTLILSCTVAAGVQFGWALQLSLLTPYIQTLGIGHAFSSFIWLCGPITGLVVQPCVGIWSDKCSLKLGRRRPFILAGSLMISVSVVLIGFSADVGYLLGDTKEHCSTFKGTRTRAAFVFIIGFWLLDLANNTVQGPARALLADLAGPEQRNTANAVFCSWMAVGNILGFSAGASGNWHRWFPFLLSRACCEACGNLKAAFLIAVIFLTLCTLVTMYFAEEVPLTAYQPNPLSDSAPLLDDPQQHGLELSKLKRDKQVIDNANGSRTDYERDINLKEAISKVEEDKNGGFNDGPGAVLVNLLTSLRHLPPAMHSVLIVMALTWLSWFPFFLFDTDWMGREVYHGDPKGNSAKVQAYDQGVREGAFGLLLNSVVLGISSFLIEPMCQRMGARLVWAMSNFIVFACMAGTAIISLISVTEYSKGIEHVIGGNENIRIASLIVFALLGFPLAITYSVPFSVTAELTADAGGGQGLAIGVLNLAIVIPQMIVSLGAGPWDALFGGGNIPAFVLASFAALAGGIIAARRLPILSSSLKSTGFHFG, encoded by the exons ATGGCGGGGAGGACGGACTCGGAGTCCATCCGGGTGCCGTACAGGAACCTGAGGAGGGATGCGGAAGTGGAAATGATGGTGACGGACGAGCCTCATCATCGTATCGACCTCAATTCGCCTACGTCTTCCTCCCCTAGGGTTCCAAATGGGAGCGGCGGCGGCCTCTCGCCGCCGGGACAGCCCGGACACAAACACCATACTCTTTTGACGCTCATTCTCAGCTGCACGGTCGCCGCCGGTGTGCAGTTCGGTTGGGCGTTGCAGCTTTCGCTTTTAACTCCTTATATACAG ACTCTCGGAATAGGGCATgccttttcttcatttattTGGCTTTGTGGCCCTATTACAGGCCTTGTG GTTCAACCTTGTGTTGGTATTTGGAGTGACAAATGCTCTTTAAAATTGGGAAGAAGACGCCCCTTCATTCTTGCAGGATCTCTCATGATTTCTGTTTCC GTGGTGTTAATCGGGTTTTCTGCAGACGTTGGATACTTATTAGGAGATACAAAGGAGCATTGCAG CACATTCAAAGGTACCCGGACAAGGGCAGCCTTTGTCTTTATTATTGGATTTTGGTTGCTGGATCTTGCCAACAATACAGTGCAG GGACCAGCTCGTGCTCTTCTGGCTGATCTAGCAG GCCCCGAGCAACGTAATACTGCAAATGCTGTGTTTTGCTCATGGATGGCCGTTGGTAACATACTAGGATTTTCTGCTGGTGCAAGTGGAAATTGGCACAG ATGGTTTCCTTTCCTTTTGAGTAGAGCTTGCTGTGAAGCCTGTGGAAATCTTAAAGCAGCATTTCTTATTGCGGTG ATCTTTCTCACTTTGTGTACACTGGTTACAATGTATTTTGCTGAGGAGGTTCCGCTCACTGCGTATCAGCCGAACCCTTTATCAGATTCTGCTCCTTTATTGGATGATCCCCAACAACATGGTCTTGAGCTTTCTAAGTTGAAGCGTGATAAGCAAGTTATTGATAATGCAAATGGAAGCAGAACTGACTATGAAAGGGATATAAATCTGAAGGAGGCCATCTCAAAAGTTGAGGAAGATAAGAATGGTGGTTTTAATGACGGACCTGGAGCAGTGTTAGTCAATCTGTTGACCAGTTTAAGGCATTTACCACCAGCAATGCATTCAGTGCTAATTGTTATGGCTCTTACATGG TTATCCTGGTTTCCATTCTTTCTTTTTGATACGGATTGGATGGGTAGGGAAGTATATCATGGGGATCCGAAAGGGAACTCGGCCAAAGTACAAGCTTATGATCAGGGTGTCAGAGAAGGTGCATTCGGTTTATTATTGAATTCA GTTGTTCTTGGCATCAGTTCTTTCCTAATTGAGCCAATGTGCCAGCGGATGGGTGCAAGACTAGTGTGGGCAATGAGCAATTTTATTGTGTTTGCCTGCATGGCAGGCACCGCTATCATAAGTTTAATATCTGTTACAGAGTATTCTAAAGGGATTGAACATGTAATTGGGGGGAATGAAAATATCAGGATTGCTTCCCTGATTGTTTTTGCTCTTCTTGGCTTCCCACTTGCT ATTACCTACAGTGTTCCCTTTTCCGTTACAGCAGAGTTGACTGCCGACGCAGGTGGTGGCCAag GACTGGCTATCGGAGTTTTGAATCTTGCAATTGTTATTCCACAG ATGATTGTGTCTCTTGGTGCGGGGCCATGGGATGCTTTATTTGGGGGAGGAAATATACCTGCCTTTGTTTTGGCCTCCTTCGCTGCCCTTGCTGGTGGCATTATCGCGGCTCGCAGACTACCAATTCTTTCGAGTTCCCTCAAGTCAACCGGTTTTCATtttgggtaa
- the LOC103402915 gene encoding binding partner of ACD11 1-like: protein MNSGGYAVEVTGLSPKATEKDVYDFFAFSGSIDHVEIVRSGECACTAYVTFKDSYSQETACLLSGATIIDQAVCITRWGHYQDEFDFWNRPRHEEETDSTPPHGSQNVPSAGQVVSVAQEAVLTMLAKGFVLGKDALAKAKSLDESHQVSASAAARVTELSQRIGLTNKIYAGVGAVKSVDERYHVSEITKSAISETGRKAAEAANAVVNSSYFSKGALWVSDALNRAAKAAADLGSQNIRQ, encoded by the exons ATGAATTCTGGTGGATACGCCGTTGAAGTTACGGGTCTGTCTCCGAAAGCAACAGAGAAAGATGTCTACGATTTCTTCGCCTTCTCTGGTTCCATCGACCATGTCGAAATCGTCAG ATCGGGTGAATGTGCATGCACTGCCTATGTCACGTTCAAAGATTCGTATTCTCAGGAGACTGCTTGCTTGCTCAGT GGTGCCACAATTATTGATCAAGCTGTGTGCATAACACGCTGGGGGCACTATCAAGATGAATTTGATTTTTGGAACAGGCCTCGGCATGAAGAGGAAACTGATTCAACT CCTCCACATGGAAGCCAGAATGTTCCTAGTGCTGGACAAGTGGTGAGTGTGGCCCAGGAAGCAGTCTTGACCATGTTGGCCAAGGGATTTGTGCTCGGAAAAGATGCATTAGCCAAGGCGAAATCATTGGACGAGTCTCATCAAGTTTCGGCAAGTGCAGCGGCTAGGGTGACTGAACTGAGCCAGAGAATTGGCCTAACCAATAAGATTTACGCAGGGGTTGGAGCAGTGAAGTCAGTGGATGAGAGGTATCATGTGTCAGAGATCACCAAATCAGCCATATCAGAGACGGGAAGAAAAGCCGCAGAAGCTGCAAACGCTGTGGTGAACAGTAGCTACTTTTCCAAGGGAGCTCTTTGGGTGTCGGATGCTCTAAACCGAGCAGCTAAAGCTGCTGCTGATTTGGGAAGTCAGAATATTAGGCAGTGA